A stretch of the Leucoraja erinacea ecotype New England chromosome 40, Leri_hhj_1, whole genome shotgun sequence genome encodes the following:
- the eif4ba gene encoding eukaryotic translation initiation factor 4Ba isoform X5 — protein MASSGKKKQKKGKTLTLTDFLAEDGGGNTPVYIPSKPVSWADETDDMDNEVSTAWPGIDDDVYKPAINRALLPTAPRAARAPDIDMGRIPKQPPYTAFLGNLPYEVSEESIRKFFHGMNISAVRLPRESTNQDRLKGFGYAEFDDVESLMNALSLNEEMLQNRRVRVDIADQAQEKEREAGRGGDRDRVRDAEMETDWRARPTTNTSSDDFPTRRMEDSFGDRTRDRYESRDRDGPRRDGDRFRDDSFRDRGFGSSVDRGSRRAFGTGFRRDNYDDKRSDDYRGGGDRYSDRYNDGFDRFERRDDRRSDFGTRDETRQETGGSVQRPKLNLKPRSIPKEEVVRAPPAASSGRSASIFGAAKPVDTTAKEREVEERLKKEQEKYQRQIDDQERGIKGVKQPRESDYPLVQCRHPSWRSEDQVERTRPASDSSQPTETSAPAGRATVRRESEKSLDNEVFSKEEEPQSPVSKSAKPDQLRLKVVPAPPPKENAWTKRTAGGSSSTQNTESEATLPLSPTSASSNKSIRSPSGKAAPVPPPDDKAENEILEKTSPKERGGANSAVSRGQNDGINKDRRKEPDRNSALLANMLL, from the exons TTTCCACTGCCTGGCCTGGTATTGATGACGATGTTTACAAGCCTGCCATTAACCGGGCATTACTGCCAACTGCACCTCGAGCAGCTCGAGCACCAGATATTGATATGGGCCGTATTCCTAAGCAGCCACCGTACACAGCTTTTCTTGGCAATTTGCCTTATGAAGTATCCGAGGAGTCTATCCGCAAGTTCTTTCATGGGATGAAT ATCAGCGCTGTGCGTTTGCCGAGGGAGTCCACCAACCAGGACAGATTGAAGGGATTTGGTTATGCTGAGTTTGATGATGTGGAATCGCTGATGAATGCTTTGAGTCTCAATGAAGAG ATGTTGCAGAACCGAAGAGTCAGGGTGGATATTGCCGATCAAGCTCAGGAAAAAG AAAGGGAGGCGGGCAGGGGAGGCGATCGGGACAGAGTTCGGGATGCTGAGATGGAGACTGACTGGAGGGCTCGGCCAACAACTAATACTAGCAGCGATGATTTTCCGACAAGAAGGATGGAGGATTCGTTTGGGGACA GAACTAGGGACCGCTACGAAAGCCGTGACCGGGATGGTCCCCGGCGGGATGGGGATAGATTCAGGGATGATAGCTTCAGGGACCGTGGTTTTGGATCGTCCGTGGATAGAG GCAGCCGGCGTGCATTTGGCACTGGATTTAGGAGAGACAATTATGATGACAAGAGGAGTGATGATTATCGGGGTGGTGGTGATCGTTACAGCGACCGCTACAATGATGGATTTGACCGCTTTGAGAGAAGAGATGACAGGAGAAGTGATTTTGGAACAAGAGATGAAACGAGACAGGAGACAGGAG GATCTGTACAGAGACCTAAATTGAACCTGAAACCTCGCAGCATTCCAAAAGAAGAGGTTGTACGAGCTCCTCCTGCGGCGTCCTCTGGAAGATCAGCATCCATTTTTGGCGCTGCCAAGCCAGTAGATACAACAGCTAAAGAACGCGAGGTCGAAGAGAGATTGAAGAAAGAGCAGGAAAAGTATCAGAGGCAAATAGATGATCAAGAAAGAGGGATTAAAGGGGTTAAACAACCACGGGAAAG TGATTATCCCTTGGTTCAATGTAGGCATCCAAGCTGGCGCAGTGAGGATCAGGTGGAGCGTACAAGGCCTGCTAGCGACTCATCACAGCCAACTGAAACCAGTGCCCCTGCAGGTCGAG CTACAGTCAGAAGAGAGAGTGAAAAATCTTTGGACAATGAAGTGTTCAGCAAAGAGGAGGAGCCACAGTCACCAGTGTCCAAATCTGCAAAGCCAGACCAGCTCCGACTTAAGGTTGTACCGGCCCCTCCACCTAAAGAAAATGCCTGGACGAAGCGAACGGCTGGAGGCTCCAGTAGTACCCAGAACACGGAGTCAGAGGCCACACTGCCTCTTTCCCCGACTAGTGCATCATCAAATAAATCAATCAG GTCACCAAGTGGCAAAGCTGCACCAGTTCCTCCTCCAG atgacAAAGCAGAAAATGAAATACTAGAGAAAACTTCACCCAAAGAACGTGGTGGGGCCAACAGTGCTGTGAGCCGGGGACAGAATGATGGCATAAACAAGGACCGAAGGAAGGAACCTGACAG AAATTCAGCTCTGCTAGCAAATATGCTGCTTTGA
- the eif4ba gene encoding eukaryotic translation initiation factor 4Ba isoform X3, which produces MASSGKKKQKKGKTLTLTDFLAEDGGGNTPVYIPSKPVSWADETDDMDNEVSTAWPGIDDDVYKPAINRALLPTAPRAARAPDIDMGRIPKQPPYTAFLGNLPYEVSEESIRKFFHGMNISAVRLPRESTNQDRLKGFGYAEFDDVESLMNALSLNEEMLQNRRVRVDIADQAQEKEREAGRGGDRDRVRDAEMETDWRARPTTNTSSDDFPTRRMEDSFGDRTRDRYESRDRDGPRRDGDRFRDDSFRDRGFGSSVDRGSRRAFGTGFRRDNYDDKRSDDYRGGGDRYSDRYNDGFDRFERRDDRRSDFGTRDETRQETGGSVQRPKLNLKPRSIPKEEVVRAPPAASSGRSASIFGAAKPVDTTAKEREVEERLKKEQEKYQRQIDDQERGIKGVKQPRERHPSWRSEDQVERTRPASDSSQPTETSAPAGRATVRRESEKSLDNEVFSKEEEPQSPVSKSAKPDQLRLKVVPAPPPKENAWTKRTAGGSSSTQNTESEATLPLSPTSASSNKSIRSPSGKAAPVPPPDDKAENEILEKTSPKERGGANSAVSRGQNDGINKDRRKEPDRKDKKGRDSKPITEPKKYEELPTPKFSSASKYAALMIDAEEEEEDSTE; this is translated from the exons TTTCCACTGCCTGGCCTGGTATTGATGACGATGTTTACAAGCCTGCCATTAACCGGGCATTACTGCCAACTGCACCTCGAGCAGCTCGAGCACCAGATATTGATATGGGCCGTATTCCTAAGCAGCCACCGTACACAGCTTTTCTTGGCAATTTGCCTTATGAAGTATCCGAGGAGTCTATCCGCAAGTTCTTTCATGGGATGAAT ATCAGCGCTGTGCGTTTGCCGAGGGAGTCCACCAACCAGGACAGATTGAAGGGATTTGGTTATGCTGAGTTTGATGATGTGGAATCGCTGATGAATGCTTTGAGTCTCAATGAAGAG ATGTTGCAGAACCGAAGAGTCAGGGTGGATATTGCCGATCAAGCTCAGGAAAAAG AAAGGGAGGCGGGCAGGGGAGGCGATCGGGACAGAGTTCGGGATGCTGAGATGGAGACTGACTGGAGGGCTCGGCCAACAACTAATACTAGCAGCGATGATTTTCCGACAAGAAGGATGGAGGATTCGTTTGGGGACA GAACTAGGGACCGCTACGAAAGCCGTGACCGGGATGGTCCCCGGCGGGATGGGGATAGATTCAGGGATGATAGCTTCAGGGACCGTGGTTTTGGATCGTCCGTGGATAGAG GCAGCCGGCGTGCATTTGGCACTGGATTTAGGAGAGACAATTATGATGACAAGAGGAGTGATGATTATCGGGGTGGTGGTGATCGTTACAGCGACCGCTACAATGATGGATTTGACCGCTTTGAGAGAAGAGATGACAGGAGAAGTGATTTTGGAACAAGAGATGAAACGAGACAGGAGACAGGAG GATCTGTACAGAGACCTAAATTGAACCTGAAACCTCGCAGCATTCCAAAAGAAGAGGTTGTACGAGCTCCTCCTGCGGCGTCCTCTGGAAGATCAGCATCCATTTTTGGCGCTGCCAAGCCAGTAGATACAACAGCTAAAGAACGCGAGGTCGAAGAGAGATTGAAGAAAGAGCAGGAAAAGTATCAGAGGCAAATAGATGATCAAGAAAGAGGGATTAAAGGGGTTAAACAACCACGGGAAAG GCATCCAAGCTGGCGCAGTGAGGATCAGGTGGAGCGTACAAGGCCTGCTAGCGACTCATCACAGCCAACTGAAACCAGTGCCCCTGCAGGTCGAG CTACAGTCAGAAGAGAGAGTGAAAAATCTTTGGACAATGAAGTGTTCAGCAAAGAGGAGGAGCCACAGTCACCAGTGTCCAAATCTGCAAAGCCAGACCAGCTCCGACTTAAGGTTGTACCGGCCCCTCCACCTAAAGAAAATGCCTGGACGAAGCGAACGGCTGGAGGCTCCAGTAGTACCCAGAACACGGAGTCAGAGGCCACACTGCCTCTTTCCCCGACTAGTGCATCATCAAATAAATCAATCAG GTCACCAAGTGGCAAAGCTGCACCAGTTCCTCCTCCAG atgacAAAGCAGAAAATGAAATACTAGAGAAAACTTCACCCAAAGAACGTGGTGGGGCCAACAGTGCTGTGAGCCGGGGACAGAATGATGGCATAAACAAGGACCGAAGGAAGGAACCTGACAG GAAAGACAAAAAGGGCCGTGATTCAAAACCTATAACTGAGCCAAAGAAATACGAAGAATTGCCCACTCCT AAATTCAGCTCTGCTAGCAAATATGCTGCTTTGATGATTGAtgctgaagaagaagaagaagacagtaCAGAATAA
- the eif4ba gene encoding eukaryotic translation initiation factor 4Ba isoform X1, protein MASSGKKKQKKGKTLTLTDFLAEDGGGNTPVYIPSKPVSWADETDDMDNEVSTAWPGIDDDVYKPAINRALLPTAPRAARAPDIDMGRIPKQPPYTAFLGNLPYEVSEESIRKFFHGMNISAVRLPRESTNQDRLKGFGYAEFDDVESLMNALSLNEEMLQNRRVRVDIADQAQEKEREAGRGGDRDRVRDAEMETDWRARPTTNTSSDDFPTRRMEDSFGDRTRDRYESRDRDGPRRDGDRFRDDSFRDRGFGSSVDRGSRRAFGTGFRRDNYDDKRSDDYRGGGDRYSDRYNDGFDRFERRDDRRSDFGTRDETRQETGGSVQRPKLNLKPRSIPKEEVVRAPPAASSGRSASIFGAAKPVDTTAKEREVEERLKKEQEKYQRQIDDQERGIKGVKQPRESDYPLVQCRHPSWRSEDQVERTRPASDSSQPTETSAPAGRATVRRESEKSLDNEVFSKEEEPQSPVSKSAKPDQLRLKVVPAPPPKENAWTKRTAGGSSSTQNTESEATLPLSPTSASSNKSIRSPSGKAAPVPPPDDKAENEILEKTSPKERGGANSAVSRGQNDGINKDRRKEPDRKDKKGRDSKPITEPKKYEELPTPKFSSASKYAALMIDAEEEEEDSTE, encoded by the exons TTTCCACTGCCTGGCCTGGTATTGATGACGATGTTTACAAGCCTGCCATTAACCGGGCATTACTGCCAACTGCACCTCGAGCAGCTCGAGCACCAGATATTGATATGGGCCGTATTCCTAAGCAGCCACCGTACACAGCTTTTCTTGGCAATTTGCCTTATGAAGTATCCGAGGAGTCTATCCGCAAGTTCTTTCATGGGATGAAT ATCAGCGCTGTGCGTTTGCCGAGGGAGTCCACCAACCAGGACAGATTGAAGGGATTTGGTTATGCTGAGTTTGATGATGTGGAATCGCTGATGAATGCTTTGAGTCTCAATGAAGAG ATGTTGCAGAACCGAAGAGTCAGGGTGGATATTGCCGATCAAGCTCAGGAAAAAG AAAGGGAGGCGGGCAGGGGAGGCGATCGGGACAGAGTTCGGGATGCTGAGATGGAGACTGACTGGAGGGCTCGGCCAACAACTAATACTAGCAGCGATGATTTTCCGACAAGAAGGATGGAGGATTCGTTTGGGGACA GAACTAGGGACCGCTACGAAAGCCGTGACCGGGATGGTCCCCGGCGGGATGGGGATAGATTCAGGGATGATAGCTTCAGGGACCGTGGTTTTGGATCGTCCGTGGATAGAG GCAGCCGGCGTGCATTTGGCACTGGATTTAGGAGAGACAATTATGATGACAAGAGGAGTGATGATTATCGGGGTGGTGGTGATCGTTACAGCGACCGCTACAATGATGGATTTGACCGCTTTGAGAGAAGAGATGACAGGAGAAGTGATTTTGGAACAAGAGATGAAACGAGACAGGAGACAGGAG GATCTGTACAGAGACCTAAATTGAACCTGAAACCTCGCAGCATTCCAAAAGAAGAGGTTGTACGAGCTCCTCCTGCGGCGTCCTCTGGAAGATCAGCATCCATTTTTGGCGCTGCCAAGCCAGTAGATACAACAGCTAAAGAACGCGAGGTCGAAGAGAGATTGAAGAAAGAGCAGGAAAAGTATCAGAGGCAAATAGATGATCAAGAAAGAGGGATTAAAGGGGTTAAACAACCACGGGAAAG TGATTATCCCTTGGTTCAATGTAGGCATCCAAGCTGGCGCAGTGAGGATCAGGTGGAGCGTACAAGGCCTGCTAGCGACTCATCACAGCCAACTGAAACCAGTGCCCCTGCAGGTCGAG CTACAGTCAGAAGAGAGAGTGAAAAATCTTTGGACAATGAAGTGTTCAGCAAAGAGGAGGAGCCACAGTCACCAGTGTCCAAATCTGCAAAGCCAGACCAGCTCCGACTTAAGGTTGTACCGGCCCCTCCACCTAAAGAAAATGCCTGGACGAAGCGAACGGCTGGAGGCTCCAGTAGTACCCAGAACACGGAGTCAGAGGCCACACTGCCTCTTTCCCCGACTAGTGCATCATCAAATAAATCAATCAG GTCACCAAGTGGCAAAGCTGCACCAGTTCCTCCTCCAG atgacAAAGCAGAAAATGAAATACTAGAGAAAACTTCACCCAAAGAACGTGGTGGGGCCAACAGTGCTGTGAGCCGGGGACAGAATGATGGCATAAACAAGGACCGAAGGAAGGAACCTGACAG GAAAGACAAAAAGGGCCGTGATTCAAAACCTATAACTGAGCCAAAGAAATACGAAGAATTGCCCACTCCT AAATTCAGCTCTGCTAGCAAATATGCTGCTTTGATGATTGAtgctgaagaagaagaagaagacagtaCAGAATAA
- the pym1 gene encoding partner of Y14 and mago isoform X1: MGEETSGATSGALIMAAPYVTDETGKYIPASQRPDGTWRKPRRVREGYVPPEEVPVYENKFVKFFKSKPDLPPGLNADESDKSKQQQSKQDGELVGLSKSAKRNLKRKEKRKQQQECDGTAEADELSQTLQKTTIAGGSGNRNPSPLAAAASLQGDHEGAEKAKKVKNLKKKLRQIDELQQKLDSGEIKQATKEQLEKLSRRKQLMEELEDVELDL; this comes from the exons ATGGGAGAGGAGACGAGCGGCGCAACTTCCGGCGCGCTCATCATGGCGGCTCCTTATGTGACGGATGAGACGG GAAAATATATTCCAGCATCACAGCGCCCTGATGGGACTTGGCGTAAACCAAGGCGTGTGAGGGAAGGATACGTGCCTCCAGAAGAAGTGCCAGT GTACGAGAACAAGTTTGTGAAGTTTTTCAAAAGCAAACCAGATCTGCCGCCAGGCCTTAACGCAGATGAATCCGACAAAAGCAAGCAGCAACAGTCAAAGCAGGACGGAGAGCTAGTTGGGTTGTCCAAGTCAGCTAAACGCAACCTCAAGCGCAAAGAGAAGCGCAAACAGCAGCAGGAATGTGACGGCACGGCCGAGGCCGATGAGCTGAGCCAAACTTTGCAGAAAACCACCATTGCTGGTGGCAGCGGCAATCGCAATCCGAGCCCGCTGGCGGCGGCTGCTTCACTGCAGGGGGACCACGAGGGAGCAGAGAAGGCAAAAAAGGTAAAAAATCTCAAAAAAAAGCTGCGCCAAATCGATGAACTACAGCAAAAGCTAGACTCTGGTGAGATTAAGCAGGCAACAAAGGAGCAGCTGGAAAAGCTGAGTCGCCGAAAACAGCTGATGGAGGAGCTGGAGGATGTGGAACTGGATTTATAG
- the eif4ba gene encoding eukaryotic translation initiation factor 4Ba isoform X4: MASSGKKKQKKGKTLTLTDFLAEDGGGNTPVYIPSKPVSWADETDDMDNEVSTAWPGIDDDVYKPAINRALLPTAPRAARAPDIDMGRIPKQPPYTAFLGNLPYEVSEESIRKFFHGMNISAVRLPRESTNQDRLKGFGYAEFDDVESLMNALSLNEEMLQNRRVRVDIADQAQEKEREAGRGGDRDRVRDAEMETDWRARPTTNTSSDDFPTRRMEDSFGDRTRDRYESRDRDGPRRDGDRFRDDSFRDRGFGSSVDRGSRRAFGTGFRRDNYDDKRSDDYRGGGDRYSDRYNDGFDRFERRDDRRSDFGTRDETRQETGGSVQRPKLNLKPRSIPKEEVVRAPPAASSGRSASIFGAAKPVDTTAKEREVEERLKKEQEKYQRQIDDQERGIKGVKQPRERHPSWRSEDQVERTRPASDSSQPTETSAPAGRVRRESEKSLDNEVFSKEEEPQSPVSKSAKPDQLRLKVVPAPPPKENAWTKRTAGGSSSTQNTESEATLPLSPTSASSNKSIRSPSGKAAPVPPPDDKAENEILEKTSPKERGGANSAVSRGQNDGINKDRRKEPDRKDKKGRDSKPITEPKKYEELPTPKFSSASKYAALMIDAEEEEEDSTE; the protein is encoded by the exons TTTCCACTGCCTGGCCTGGTATTGATGACGATGTTTACAAGCCTGCCATTAACCGGGCATTACTGCCAACTGCACCTCGAGCAGCTCGAGCACCAGATATTGATATGGGCCGTATTCCTAAGCAGCCACCGTACACAGCTTTTCTTGGCAATTTGCCTTATGAAGTATCCGAGGAGTCTATCCGCAAGTTCTTTCATGGGATGAAT ATCAGCGCTGTGCGTTTGCCGAGGGAGTCCACCAACCAGGACAGATTGAAGGGATTTGGTTATGCTGAGTTTGATGATGTGGAATCGCTGATGAATGCTTTGAGTCTCAATGAAGAG ATGTTGCAGAACCGAAGAGTCAGGGTGGATATTGCCGATCAAGCTCAGGAAAAAG AAAGGGAGGCGGGCAGGGGAGGCGATCGGGACAGAGTTCGGGATGCTGAGATGGAGACTGACTGGAGGGCTCGGCCAACAACTAATACTAGCAGCGATGATTTTCCGACAAGAAGGATGGAGGATTCGTTTGGGGACA GAACTAGGGACCGCTACGAAAGCCGTGACCGGGATGGTCCCCGGCGGGATGGGGATAGATTCAGGGATGATAGCTTCAGGGACCGTGGTTTTGGATCGTCCGTGGATAGAG GCAGCCGGCGTGCATTTGGCACTGGATTTAGGAGAGACAATTATGATGACAAGAGGAGTGATGATTATCGGGGTGGTGGTGATCGTTACAGCGACCGCTACAATGATGGATTTGACCGCTTTGAGAGAAGAGATGACAGGAGAAGTGATTTTGGAACAAGAGATGAAACGAGACAGGAGACAGGAG GATCTGTACAGAGACCTAAATTGAACCTGAAACCTCGCAGCATTCCAAAAGAAGAGGTTGTACGAGCTCCTCCTGCGGCGTCCTCTGGAAGATCAGCATCCATTTTTGGCGCTGCCAAGCCAGTAGATACAACAGCTAAAGAACGCGAGGTCGAAGAGAGATTGAAGAAAGAGCAGGAAAAGTATCAGAGGCAAATAGATGATCAAGAAAGAGGGATTAAAGGGGTTAAACAACCACGGGAAAG GCATCCAAGCTGGCGCAGTGAGGATCAGGTGGAGCGTACAAGGCCTGCTAGCGACTCATCACAGCCAACTGAAACCAGTGCCCCTGCAGGTCGAG TCAGAAGAGAGAGTGAAAAATCTTTGGACAATGAAGTGTTCAGCAAAGAGGAGGAGCCACAGTCACCAGTGTCCAAATCTGCAAAGCCAGACCAGCTCCGACTTAAGGTTGTACCGGCCCCTCCACCTAAAGAAAATGCCTGGACGAAGCGAACGGCTGGAGGCTCCAGTAGTACCCAGAACACGGAGTCAGAGGCCACACTGCCTCTTTCCCCGACTAGTGCATCATCAAATAAATCAATCAG GTCACCAAGTGGCAAAGCTGCACCAGTTCCTCCTCCAG atgacAAAGCAGAAAATGAAATACTAGAGAAAACTTCACCCAAAGAACGTGGTGGGGCCAACAGTGCTGTGAGCCGGGGACAGAATGATGGCATAAACAAGGACCGAAGGAAGGAACCTGACAG GAAAGACAAAAAGGGCCGTGATTCAAAACCTATAACTGAGCCAAAGAAATACGAAGAATTGCCCACTCCT AAATTCAGCTCTGCTAGCAAATATGCTGCTTTGATGATTGAtgctgaagaagaagaagaagacagtaCAGAATAA
- the eif4ba gene encoding eukaryotic translation initiation factor 4Ba isoform X2, which yields MASSGKKKQKKGKTLTLTDFLAEDGGGNTPVYIPSKPVSWADETDDMDNEVSTAWPGIDDDVYKPAINRALLPTAPRAARAPDIDMGRIPKQPPYTAFLGNLPYEVSEESIRKFFHGMNISAVRLPRESTNQDRLKGFGYAEFDDVESLMNALSLNEEMLQNRRVRVDIADQAQEKEREAGRGGDRDRVRDAEMETDWRARPTTNTSSDDFPTRRMEDSFGDRTRDRYESRDRDGPRRDGDRFRDDSFRDRGFGSSVDRGSRRAFGTGFRRDNYDDKRSDDYRGGGDRYSDRYNDGFDRFERRDDRRSDFGTRDETRQETGGSVQRPKLNLKPRSIPKEEVVRAPPAASSGRSASIFGAAKPVDTTAKEREVEERLKKEQEKYQRQIDDQERGIKGVKQPRESDYPLVQCRHPSWRSEDQVERTRPASDSSQPTETSAPAGRVRRESEKSLDNEVFSKEEEPQSPVSKSAKPDQLRLKVVPAPPPKENAWTKRTAGGSSSTQNTESEATLPLSPTSASSNKSIRSPSGKAAPVPPPDDKAENEILEKTSPKERGGANSAVSRGQNDGINKDRRKEPDRKDKKGRDSKPITEPKKYEELPTPKFSSASKYAALMIDAEEEEEDSTE from the exons TTTCCACTGCCTGGCCTGGTATTGATGACGATGTTTACAAGCCTGCCATTAACCGGGCATTACTGCCAACTGCACCTCGAGCAGCTCGAGCACCAGATATTGATATGGGCCGTATTCCTAAGCAGCCACCGTACACAGCTTTTCTTGGCAATTTGCCTTATGAAGTATCCGAGGAGTCTATCCGCAAGTTCTTTCATGGGATGAAT ATCAGCGCTGTGCGTTTGCCGAGGGAGTCCACCAACCAGGACAGATTGAAGGGATTTGGTTATGCTGAGTTTGATGATGTGGAATCGCTGATGAATGCTTTGAGTCTCAATGAAGAG ATGTTGCAGAACCGAAGAGTCAGGGTGGATATTGCCGATCAAGCTCAGGAAAAAG AAAGGGAGGCGGGCAGGGGAGGCGATCGGGACAGAGTTCGGGATGCTGAGATGGAGACTGACTGGAGGGCTCGGCCAACAACTAATACTAGCAGCGATGATTTTCCGACAAGAAGGATGGAGGATTCGTTTGGGGACA GAACTAGGGACCGCTACGAAAGCCGTGACCGGGATGGTCCCCGGCGGGATGGGGATAGATTCAGGGATGATAGCTTCAGGGACCGTGGTTTTGGATCGTCCGTGGATAGAG GCAGCCGGCGTGCATTTGGCACTGGATTTAGGAGAGACAATTATGATGACAAGAGGAGTGATGATTATCGGGGTGGTGGTGATCGTTACAGCGACCGCTACAATGATGGATTTGACCGCTTTGAGAGAAGAGATGACAGGAGAAGTGATTTTGGAACAAGAGATGAAACGAGACAGGAGACAGGAG GATCTGTACAGAGACCTAAATTGAACCTGAAACCTCGCAGCATTCCAAAAGAAGAGGTTGTACGAGCTCCTCCTGCGGCGTCCTCTGGAAGATCAGCATCCATTTTTGGCGCTGCCAAGCCAGTAGATACAACAGCTAAAGAACGCGAGGTCGAAGAGAGATTGAAGAAAGAGCAGGAAAAGTATCAGAGGCAAATAGATGATCAAGAAAGAGGGATTAAAGGGGTTAAACAACCACGGGAAAG TGATTATCCCTTGGTTCAATGTAGGCATCCAAGCTGGCGCAGTGAGGATCAGGTGGAGCGTACAAGGCCTGCTAGCGACTCATCACAGCCAACTGAAACCAGTGCCCCTGCAGGTCGAG TCAGAAGAGAGAGTGAAAAATCTTTGGACAATGAAGTGTTCAGCAAAGAGGAGGAGCCACAGTCACCAGTGTCCAAATCTGCAAAGCCAGACCAGCTCCGACTTAAGGTTGTACCGGCCCCTCCACCTAAAGAAAATGCCTGGACGAAGCGAACGGCTGGAGGCTCCAGTAGTACCCAGAACACGGAGTCAGAGGCCACACTGCCTCTTTCCCCGACTAGTGCATCATCAAATAAATCAATCAG GTCACCAAGTGGCAAAGCTGCACCAGTTCCTCCTCCAG atgacAAAGCAGAAAATGAAATACTAGAGAAAACTTCACCCAAAGAACGTGGTGGGGCCAACAGTGCTGTGAGCCGGGGACAGAATGATGGCATAAACAAGGACCGAAGGAAGGAACCTGACAG GAAAGACAAAAAGGGCCGTGATTCAAAACCTATAACTGAGCCAAAGAAATACGAAGAATTGCCCACTCCT AAATTCAGCTCTGCTAGCAAATATGCTGCTTTGATGATTGAtgctgaagaagaagaagaagacagtaCAGAATAA
- the pym1 gene encoding partner of Y14 and mago isoform X2, giving the protein MEAVPVADSGKYIPASQRPDGTWRKPRRVREGYVPPEEVPVYENKFVKFFKSKPDLPPGLNADESDKSKQQQSKQDGELVGLSKSAKRNLKRKEKRKQQQECDGTAEADELSQTLQKTTIAGGSGNRNPSPLAAAASLQGDHEGAEKAKKVKNLKKKLRQIDELQQKLDSGEIKQATKEQLEKLSRRKQLMEELEDVELDL; this is encoded by the exons ATGGAGGCCGTTCCCGTCGCCGACTCTG GAAAATATATTCCAGCATCACAGCGCCCTGATGGGACTTGGCGTAAACCAAGGCGTGTGAGGGAAGGATACGTGCCTCCAGAAGAAGTGCCAGT GTACGAGAACAAGTTTGTGAAGTTTTTCAAAAGCAAACCAGATCTGCCGCCAGGCCTTAACGCAGATGAATCCGACAAAAGCAAGCAGCAACAGTCAAAGCAGGACGGAGAGCTAGTTGGGTTGTCCAAGTCAGCTAAACGCAACCTCAAGCGCAAAGAGAAGCGCAAACAGCAGCAGGAATGTGACGGCACGGCCGAGGCCGATGAGCTGAGCCAAACTTTGCAGAAAACCACCATTGCTGGTGGCAGCGGCAATCGCAATCCGAGCCCGCTGGCGGCGGCTGCTTCACTGCAGGGGGACCACGAGGGAGCAGAGAAGGCAAAAAAGGTAAAAAATCTCAAAAAAAAGCTGCGCCAAATCGATGAACTACAGCAAAAGCTAGACTCTGGTGAGATTAAGCAGGCAACAAAGGAGCAGCTGGAAAAGCTGAGTCGCCGAAAACAGCTGATGGAGGAGCTGGAGGATGTGGAACTGGATTTATAG